In a single window of the Nycticebus coucang isolate mNycCou1 chromosome 13, mNycCou1.pri, whole genome shotgun sequence genome:
- the RPL7 gene encoding 60S ribosomal protein L7 has protein sequence MRQLPLFPAGTMAAVEEKKKKVPVVPETLKKKRKNFAELKIKRLRKKCAQKMLRKARRKLIYEKAKHYHKEYRQMYRTEIRMARMARKAGNFYVPAEPKLAFVIRIRGINGVSPKVRKVLQLLRLRQIFNGTFVKLNKASINMLRIVEPYIAWGYPNLKSVNELIYKRGYGKINKKRIALTDNSLIARSLGKYGIICMEDLIHEIYTVGKRFKEANNFLWPFKLSSPRGGMKKKTTHFVEGGDAGNREDQINRLIRRMN, from the exons AACCATGGCGGCTGTTGA agagaagaaaaagaaggttcctgtTGTGCCAGAAACGCTTAAGAAAAAGCGAAAGAATTTcgcagagctgaagatcaagcgtctgagaaagaagtgtgcccaaaagatg Cttcgaaaggcaaggaggaaacttatctatgaaaaagctaagcattatcataaagaatataggcagatgtacagaactgagattcggatggctaggatggcaagaaaagctggcaacttctatgtacctgcagaaccaaaattggcatttgtcatcaggatcagagg TATcaatggtgtgagtccaaaggtccgaaaagtgttgcagcttcttcgccttcgccagatcttcaatggaacttttgttaagctcaacaaggcttccattaacatgctgaggattgtagaaccgtatattgcatgggg gtacccaaatctgaagtcagtaaatgagctaatctacaagcgtggttatggcaaaatcaataagaaacgaattgcgttgactgataacagtttgattgcaCGATCTCTTG gtaaatatggcatcatctgcatggaggatctgattcatgagatctatactgttggaaaacgcttcaaagaagcaaataacttcttgtggccctttaagttatcatctccacggggagggatgaagaaaaaaacaacccactttgtagaaggtggagatgctggtaatAGGGAAGATCAAATtaataggcttattagaagaatgaactaa